A single Rhinolophus ferrumequinum isolate MPI-CBG mRhiFer1 chromosome 12, mRhiFer1_v1.p, whole genome shotgun sequence DNA region contains:
- the DNM1 gene encoding dynamin-1 isoform X3 yields MGNRGMEDLIPLVNRLQDAFSAIGQNADLDLPQIAVVGGQSAGKSSVLENFVGRDFLPRGSGIVTRRPLVLQLVNATTEYAEFLHCKGKKFTDFEEVRLEIEAETDRVTGTNKGISPVPINLRVYSPHVLNLTLVDLPGMTKVPVGDQPADIEFQIRDMLMQFVTKENCLILAVSPANSDLANSDALKIAKEVDPQGQRTIGVITKLDLMDEGTDARDVLENKLLPLRRGYIGVVNRSQKDIDGKKDITAALAAERKFFLSHPSYRHLADRMGTPYLQKVLNQQLTNHIRDTLPGLRNKLQSQLLSIEKEVDEYKNFRPDDPARKTKALLQMVQQFAVDFEKRIEGSGDQIDTYELSGGARINRIFHERFPFELVKMEFDEKELRREISYAIKNIHGIRTGLFTPDLAFEATVKKQVQKLKEPSIKCVDMVVSELTATIRKCSEKLQQYPRLREEMERIVTTHIREREGRTKEQVMLLIDIELAYMNTNHEDFIGFANAQQRSNQMNKKKASGNQDEILVIRKGWLTINNIGIMKGGSKEYWFVLTAENLSWYKDDEEKEKKYMLSVDNLKLRDVEKGFMSSKHIFALFNTEQRNVYKDYRQLELACETQEEVDSWKASFLRAGVYPERVGDKEKASDTEENGSDSFMHSMDPQLERQVETIRNLVDSYMAIVNKTVRDLMPKTIMHLMINNTKEFIFSELLANLYSCGDQNTLMEESAEQAQRRDEMLRMYHALKEALSIIGDINTTTVSTPMPPPVDDSWLQVQSVPAGRRSPTSSPTPQRRAPAVPPARPGSRGPAPGPPPAGSALGGAPPVPSRPGASPDPFGPPPQVPSRPNRAPPGVPRKGPASPTRPAVPRPAEAPLLDL; encoded by the exons ATGGGCAACCGCGGCATGGAAGATCTCATCCCGCTGGTCAACCGGCTGCAGGACGCCTTCTCCGCCATTGGCCAGAACGCGGACCTCGACCTGCCGCAGATCGCCGTGGTGGGAGGCCAGAGCGCCGGCAAGAGCTCTGTGTTGGAGAATTTCGTTGGCAG GGACTTCCTGCCCCGAGGATCTGGCATTGTCACCAGACGGCCCCTGGTCCTGCAGCTTGTCAATGCTACCACAG AATATGCTGAGTTCCTGCATTGCAAGGGGAAGAAGTTCACCGACTTCGAGGAGGTGCGCCTGGAGATCGAGGCTGAGACCGACCGGGTCACCGGCACCAACAAGGGCATCTCACCCGTGCCCATCAACCTCCGTGTCTATTCACCGCATG TGCTGAACCTGACCCTGGTGGACCTGCCCGGAATGACCAAGGTCCCAGTGGGGGACCAACCTGCCGACATCGAGTTCCAGATCCGGGACATGCTTATGCAGTTTGTCACCAAGGAGAACTGCCTCATCTTGGCCGTGTCCCCGGCCAACTCCGACCTGGCGAACTCCGATGCCCTGAAGATCGCCAAGGAGGTGGACCCCCAGG GTCAGCGCACCATCGGGGTCATCACCAAGTTGGATCTGATGGACGAGGGCACAGATGCCCGCGACGTGCTGGAGAACAAGCTGCTCCCCCTGCGCAGAG GCTACATTGGGGTGGTGAACCGGAGCCAAAAGGACATCGATGGCAAGAAGGACATCACGGCTGCCTTGGCCGCCGAACGCAAGTTTTTCCTCTCCCACCCATCCTACCGCCACTTGGCTGACCGCATGGGCACACCCTACCTGCAGAAGGTCCTCAACCAG CAACTGACGAACCACATTCGGGACACCCTGCCGGGGCTGCGGAACAAACTTCAGAGCCAGCTGCTATCCATCGAGAAGGAGGTGGACGAGTACAAGAACTTCCGCCCTGATGACCCAGCGCGCAAGACCAAGGCCCTGCTGCA GATGGTCCAGCAGTTCGCCGTGGACTTTGAGAAGCGCATTGAGGGCTCAGGGGACCAGATCGACACCTATGAACTTTCGGGGGGAGCACGCATCAACCGGATCTTTCATGAGCGCTTCCCCTTTGAGCTAGTCAAG ATGGAGTTTGACGAGAAGGAACTCCGCAGGGAGATCAGCTACGCTATCAAGAATATCCATGGCATTAG GACGGGCCTCTTCACACCTGACCTCGCTTTTGAAGCCACAGTGAAAAAGCAGGTGCAGAAGCTCAAAGAGCCCAGTATCAAGTGTGTGGATATGGTAGTCAGTGAGCTCACGGCCACCATCAGAAAGTGTAGCGAAAAG CTCCAGCAATACCCGCGGCTGCGCGAGGAGATGGAGCGCATTGTGACCACTCACATCCGGGAGCGCGAGGGTCGCACAAAGGAGCAG GTCATGCTTCTCATCGATATTGAGCTGGCTTACATGAATACCAACCATGAGGACTTCATAGGCTTTGCCAA TGCTCAGCAGAGGAGCAACCAGATGAACAAGAAGAAGGCTTCAGGGAACCAG GATGAGATTCTG gtCATCCGGAAAGGCTGGCTGACAATCAACAATATTGGCATCATGAAGGGGGGCTCCAAGGAGTACTGGTTTGTGCTGACCGCCGAGAATCTGTCCTGGTACAAAGATGACGAG gagaaagagaagaaatatatgCTGTCCGTGGACAATCTGAAGCTGCGGGACGTGGAGAAGGGCTTCATGTCGAGCAAGCATATCTTTGCCCTGTTTAACACGGAGCAGAG GAATGTCTACAAGGACTATCGGCAGCTGGAACTGGCCTGCGAGACACAGGAGGAGGTGGATAGCTGGAAGGCCTCCTTCCTGAGGGCTGGCGTGTACCCCGAGCGCGTTGGA GACAAGGAGAAA GCCAGTGACACTGAAGAGAATGGCTCAGACAGCTTCATGCACTCCATGGACCCACAGCTGGAACGGCAGGTGGAGACCATCCGAAACCTGGTGGACTCATACATGGCCATCGTCAACAAGACCGTGCGGGACCTCATGCCTAAGACCATCATGCACCTCATGATTAACAAC ACCAAGGAATTCATCTTCTCGGAGTTGCTGGCCAACCTGTACTCGTGCGGGGACCAGAACACACTGATGGAGGAGTCGGCCGAGCAGGCGCAGCGGCGTGACGAGATGCTACGCATGTACCACGCACTGAAGGAGGCGCTCAGCATCATCGGAGACATCAACACGACAACTGTCAGCACGCCTATGCCTCCGCCTGTGGACGACTCCTGGCTGCAGGTGCAGAGCGTACCGGCTGGACGCAG GTCACCCACGTCCAGCCCCACGCCGCAGCGCCGAGCCCCCGCCGTGCCCCCAGCCCGGCCCGGGTCGCGGGGCCCTGCACCTGGGCCTCCGCCTGCTGGGTCCGCCCTGGGGGGGGCGCCCCCCGTGCCCTCCAGGCCGGGGGCTTCCCCTGACCCCTTCGGTCCTCCCCCCCAGGTGCCCTCGCGCCCCAACCGCGCCCCGCCCGGGGTCCCCAG
- the DNM1 gene encoding dynamin-1 isoform X4, translating into MGNRGMEDLIPLVNRLQDAFSAIGQNADLDLPQIAVVGGQSAGKSSVLENFVGRDFLPRGSGIVTRRPLVLQLVNATTEYAEFLHCKGKKFTDFEEVRLEIEAETDRVTGTNKGISPVPINLRVYSPHVLNLTLVDLPGMTKVPVGDQPADIEFQIRDMLMQFVTKENCLILAVSPANSDLANSDALKIAKEVDPQGQRTIGVITKLDLMDEGTDARDVLENKLLPLRRGYIGVVNRSQKDIDGKKDITAALAAERKFFLSHPSYRHLADRMGTPYLQKVLNQQLTNHIRDTLPGLRNKLQSQLLSIEKEVDEYKNFRPDDPARKTKALLQMVQQFAVDFEKRIEGSGDQIDTYELSGGARINRIFHERFPFELVKMEFDEKELRREISYAIKNIHGIRTGLFTPDMAFETIVKKQVKKIREPCLKCVDMVISELISTVRQCTKKLQQYPRLREEMERIVTTHIREREGRTKEQVMLLIDIELAYMNTNHEDFIGFANAQQRSNQMNKKKASGNQDEILVIRKGWLTINNIGIMKGGSKEYWFVLTAENLSWYKDDEEKEKKYMLSVDNLKLRDVEKGFMSSKHIFALFNTEQRNVYKDYRQLELACETQEEVDSWKASFLRAGVYPERVGDKEKASDTEENGSDSFMHSMDPQLERQVETIRNLVDSYMAIVNKTVRDLMPKTIMHLMINNTKEFIFSELLANLYSCGDQNTLMEESAEQAQRRDEMLRMYHALKEALSIIGDINTTTVSTPMPPPVDDSWLQVQSVPAGRRSPTSSPTPQRRAPAVPPARPGSRGPAPGPPPAGSALGGAPPVPSRPGASPDPFGPPPQVPSRPNRAPPGVPRKGPASPTRPAVPRPAEAPLLDL; encoded by the exons ATGGGCAACCGCGGCATGGAAGATCTCATCCCGCTGGTCAACCGGCTGCAGGACGCCTTCTCCGCCATTGGCCAGAACGCGGACCTCGACCTGCCGCAGATCGCCGTGGTGGGAGGCCAGAGCGCCGGCAAGAGCTCTGTGTTGGAGAATTTCGTTGGCAG GGACTTCCTGCCCCGAGGATCTGGCATTGTCACCAGACGGCCCCTGGTCCTGCAGCTTGTCAATGCTACCACAG AATATGCTGAGTTCCTGCATTGCAAGGGGAAGAAGTTCACCGACTTCGAGGAGGTGCGCCTGGAGATCGAGGCTGAGACCGACCGGGTCACCGGCACCAACAAGGGCATCTCACCCGTGCCCATCAACCTCCGTGTCTATTCACCGCATG TGCTGAACCTGACCCTGGTGGACCTGCCCGGAATGACCAAGGTCCCAGTGGGGGACCAACCTGCCGACATCGAGTTCCAGATCCGGGACATGCTTATGCAGTTTGTCACCAAGGAGAACTGCCTCATCTTGGCCGTGTCCCCGGCCAACTCCGACCTGGCGAACTCCGATGCCCTGAAGATCGCCAAGGAGGTGGACCCCCAGG GTCAGCGCACCATCGGGGTCATCACCAAGTTGGATCTGATGGACGAGGGCACAGATGCCCGCGACGTGCTGGAGAACAAGCTGCTCCCCCTGCGCAGAG GCTACATTGGGGTGGTGAACCGGAGCCAAAAGGACATCGATGGCAAGAAGGACATCACGGCTGCCTTGGCCGCCGAACGCAAGTTTTTCCTCTCCCACCCATCCTACCGCCACTTGGCTGACCGCATGGGCACACCCTACCTGCAGAAGGTCCTCAACCAG CAACTGACGAACCACATTCGGGACACCCTGCCGGGGCTGCGGAACAAACTTCAGAGCCAGCTGCTATCCATCGAGAAGGAGGTGGACGAGTACAAGAACTTCCGCCCTGATGACCCAGCGCGCAAGACCAAGGCCCTGCTGCA GATGGTCCAGCAGTTCGCCGTGGACTTTGAGAAGCGCATTGAGGGCTCAGGGGACCAGATCGACACCTATGAACTTTCGGGGGGAGCACGCATCAACCGGATCTTTCATGAGCGCTTCCCCTTTGAGCTAGTCAAG ATGGAGTTTGACGAGAAGGAACTCCGCAGGGAGATCAGCTACGCTATCAAGAATATCCATGGCATTAG AACGGGGCTCTTTACCCCAGACATGGCCTTTGAGACCATTGTGAAAAAGCAGGTGAAGAAGATCCGAGAACCGTGTCTCAAGTGTGTGGACATGGTTATCTCGGAGCTAATCAGCACCGTTAGACAGTGCACCAAGAAG CTCCAGCAATACCCGCGGCTGCGCGAGGAGATGGAGCGCATTGTGACCACTCACATCCGGGAGCGCGAGGGTCGCACAAAGGAGCAG GTCATGCTTCTCATCGATATTGAGCTGGCTTACATGAATACCAACCATGAGGACTTCATAGGCTTTGCCAA TGCTCAGCAGAGGAGCAACCAGATGAACAAGAAGAAGGCTTCAGGGAACCAG GATGAGATTCTG gtCATCCGGAAAGGCTGGCTGACAATCAACAATATTGGCATCATGAAGGGGGGCTCCAAGGAGTACTGGTTTGTGCTGACCGCCGAGAATCTGTCCTGGTACAAAGATGACGAG gagaaagagaagaaatatatgCTGTCCGTGGACAATCTGAAGCTGCGGGACGTGGAGAAGGGCTTCATGTCGAGCAAGCATATCTTTGCCCTGTTTAACACGGAGCAGAG GAATGTCTACAAGGACTATCGGCAGCTGGAACTGGCCTGCGAGACACAGGAGGAGGTGGATAGCTGGAAGGCCTCCTTCCTGAGGGCTGGCGTGTACCCCGAGCGCGTTGGA GACAAGGAGAAA GCCAGTGACACTGAAGAGAATGGCTCAGACAGCTTCATGCACTCCATGGACCCACAGCTGGAACGGCAGGTGGAGACCATCCGAAACCTGGTGGACTCATACATGGCCATCGTCAACAAGACCGTGCGGGACCTCATGCCTAAGACCATCATGCACCTCATGATTAACAAC ACCAAGGAATTCATCTTCTCGGAGTTGCTGGCCAACCTGTACTCGTGCGGGGACCAGAACACACTGATGGAGGAGTCGGCCGAGCAGGCGCAGCGGCGTGACGAGATGCTACGCATGTACCACGCACTGAAGGAGGCGCTCAGCATCATCGGAGACATCAACACGACAACTGTCAGCACGCCTATGCCTCCGCCTGTGGACGACTCCTGGCTGCAGGTGCAGAGCGTACCGGCTGGACGCAG GTCACCCACGTCCAGCCCCACGCCGCAGCGCCGAGCCCCCGCCGTGCCCCCAGCCCGGCCCGGGTCGCGGGGCCCTGCACCTGGGCCTCCGCCTGCTGGGTCCGCCCTGGGGGGGGCGCCCCCCGTGCCCTCCAGGCCGGGGGCTTCCCCTGACCCCTTCGGTCCTCCCCCCCAGGTGCCCTCGCGCCCCAACCGCGCCCCGCCCGGGGTCCCCAG
- the DNM1 gene encoding dynamin-1 isoform X6, with amino-acid sequence MGNRGMEDLIPLVNRLQDAFSAIGQNADLDLPQIAVVGGQSAGKSSVLENFVGRDFLPRGSGIVTRRPLVLQLVNATTEYAEFLHCKGKKFTDFEEVRLEIEAETDRVTGTNKGISPVPINLRVYSPHVLNLTLVDLPGMTKVPVGDQPADIEFQIRDMLMQFVTKENCLILAVSPANSDLANSDALKIAKEVDPQGQRTIGVITKLDLMDEGTDARDVLENKLLPLRRGYIGVVNRSQKDIDGKKDITAALAAERKFFLSHPSYRHLADRMGTPYLQKVLNQQLTNHIRDTLPGLRNKLQSQLLSIEKEVDEYKNFRPDDPARKTKALLQMVQQFAVDFEKRIEGSGDQIDTYELSGGARINRIFHERFPFELVKMEFDEKELRREISYAIKNIHGIRTGLFTPDMAFETIVKKQVKKIREPCLKCVDMVISELISTVRQCTKKLQQYPRLREEMERIVTTHIREREGRTKEQVMLLIDIELAYMNTNHEDFIGFANAQQRSNQMNKKKASGNQDEILVIRKGWLTINNIGIMKGGSKEYWFVLTAENLSWYKDDEEKEKKYMLSVDNLKLRDVEKGFMSSKHIFALFNTEQRNVYKDYRQLELACETQEEVDSWKASFLRAGVYPERVGDKEKASDTEENGSDSFMHSMDPQLERQVETIRNLVDSYMAIVNKTVRDLMPKTIMHLMINNTKEFIFSELLANLYSCGDQNTLMEESAEQAQRRDEMLRMYHALKEALSIIGDINTTTVSTPMPPPVDDSWLQVQSVPAGRRSPTSSPTPQRRAPAVPPARPGSRGPAPGPPPAGSALGGAPPVPSRPGASPDPFGPPPQVPSRPNRAPPGVPSRSGQASPSRPESPRPPFDL; translated from the exons ATGGGCAACCGCGGCATGGAAGATCTCATCCCGCTGGTCAACCGGCTGCAGGACGCCTTCTCCGCCATTGGCCAGAACGCGGACCTCGACCTGCCGCAGATCGCCGTGGTGGGAGGCCAGAGCGCCGGCAAGAGCTCTGTGTTGGAGAATTTCGTTGGCAG GGACTTCCTGCCCCGAGGATCTGGCATTGTCACCAGACGGCCCCTGGTCCTGCAGCTTGTCAATGCTACCACAG AATATGCTGAGTTCCTGCATTGCAAGGGGAAGAAGTTCACCGACTTCGAGGAGGTGCGCCTGGAGATCGAGGCTGAGACCGACCGGGTCACCGGCACCAACAAGGGCATCTCACCCGTGCCCATCAACCTCCGTGTCTATTCACCGCATG TGCTGAACCTGACCCTGGTGGACCTGCCCGGAATGACCAAGGTCCCAGTGGGGGACCAACCTGCCGACATCGAGTTCCAGATCCGGGACATGCTTATGCAGTTTGTCACCAAGGAGAACTGCCTCATCTTGGCCGTGTCCCCGGCCAACTCCGACCTGGCGAACTCCGATGCCCTGAAGATCGCCAAGGAGGTGGACCCCCAGG GTCAGCGCACCATCGGGGTCATCACCAAGTTGGATCTGATGGACGAGGGCACAGATGCCCGCGACGTGCTGGAGAACAAGCTGCTCCCCCTGCGCAGAG GCTACATTGGGGTGGTGAACCGGAGCCAAAAGGACATCGATGGCAAGAAGGACATCACGGCTGCCTTGGCCGCCGAACGCAAGTTTTTCCTCTCCCACCCATCCTACCGCCACTTGGCTGACCGCATGGGCACACCCTACCTGCAGAAGGTCCTCAACCAG CAACTGACGAACCACATTCGGGACACCCTGCCGGGGCTGCGGAACAAACTTCAGAGCCAGCTGCTATCCATCGAGAAGGAGGTGGACGAGTACAAGAACTTCCGCCCTGATGACCCAGCGCGCAAGACCAAGGCCCTGCTGCA GATGGTCCAGCAGTTCGCCGTGGACTTTGAGAAGCGCATTGAGGGCTCAGGGGACCAGATCGACACCTATGAACTTTCGGGGGGAGCACGCATCAACCGGATCTTTCATGAGCGCTTCCCCTTTGAGCTAGTCAAG ATGGAGTTTGACGAGAAGGAACTCCGCAGGGAGATCAGCTACGCTATCAAGAATATCCATGGCATTAG AACGGGGCTCTTTACCCCAGACATGGCCTTTGAGACCATTGTGAAAAAGCAGGTGAAGAAGATCCGAGAACCGTGTCTCAAGTGTGTGGACATGGTTATCTCGGAGCTAATCAGCACCGTTAGACAGTGCACCAAGAAG CTCCAGCAATACCCGCGGCTGCGCGAGGAGATGGAGCGCATTGTGACCACTCACATCCGGGAGCGCGAGGGTCGCACAAAGGAGCAG GTCATGCTTCTCATCGATATTGAGCTGGCTTACATGAATACCAACCATGAGGACTTCATAGGCTTTGCCAA TGCTCAGCAGAGGAGCAACCAGATGAACAAGAAGAAGGCTTCAGGGAACCAG GATGAGATTCTG gtCATCCGGAAAGGCTGGCTGACAATCAACAATATTGGCATCATGAAGGGGGGCTCCAAGGAGTACTGGTTTGTGCTGACCGCCGAGAATCTGTCCTGGTACAAAGATGACGAG gagaaagagaagaaatatatgCTGTCCGTGGACAATCTGAAGCTGCGGGACGTGGAGAAGGGCTTCATGTCGAGCAAGCATATCTTTGCCCTGTTTAACACGGAGCAGAG GAATGTCTACAAGGACTATCGGCAGCTGGAACTGGCCTGCGAGACACAGGAGGAGGTGGATAGCTGGAAGGCCTCCTTCCTGAGGGCTGGCGTGTACCCCGAGCGCGTTGGA GACAAGGAGAAA GCCAGTGACACTGAAGAGAATGGCTCAGACAGCTTCATGCACTCCATGGACCCACAGCTGGAACGGCAGGTGGAGACCATCCGAAACCTGGTGGACTCATACATGGCCATCGTCAACAAGACCGTGCGGGACCTCATGCCTAAGACCATCATGCACCTCATGATTAACAAC ACCAAGGAATTCATCTTCTCGGAGTTGCTGGCCAACCTGTACTCGTGCGGGGACCAGAACACACTGATGGAGGAGTCGGCCGAGCAGGCGCAGCGGCGTGACGAGATGCTACGCATGTACCACGCACTGAAGGAGGCGCTCAGCATCATCGGAGACATCAACACGACAACTGTCAGCACGCCTATGCCTCCGCCTGTGGACGACTCCTGGCTGCAGGTGCAGAGCGTACCGGCTGGACGCAG GTCACCCACGTCCAGCCCCACGCCGCAGCGCCGAGCCCCCGCCGTGCCCCCAGCCCGGCCCGGGTCGCGGGGCCCTGCACCTGGGCCTCCGCCTGCTGGGTCCGCCCTGGGGGGGGCGCCCCCCGTGCCCTCCAGGCCGGGGGCTTCCCCTGACCCCTTCGGTCCTCCCCCCCAGGTGCCCTCGCGCCCCAACCGCGCCCCGCCCGGGGTCCCCAG
- the DNM1 gene encoding dynamin-1 isoform X7 translates to MGNRGMEDLIPLVNRLQDAFSAIGQNADLDLPQIAVVGGQSAGKSSVLENFVGRDFLPRGSGIVTRRPLVLQLVNATTEYAEFLHCKGKKFTDFEEVRLEIEAETDRVTGTNKGISPVPINLRVYSPHVLNLTLVDLPGMTKVPVGDQPADIEFQIRDMLMQFVTKENCLILAVSPANSDLANSDALKIAKEVDPQGQRTIGVITKLDLMDEGTDARDVLENKLLPLRRGYIGVVNRSQKDIDGKKDITAALAAERKFFLSHPSYRHLADRMGTPYLQKVLNQQLTNHIRDTLPGLRNKLQSQLLSIEKEVDEYKNFRPDDPARKTKALLQMVQQFAVDFEKRIEGSGDQIDTYELSGGARINRIFHERFPFELVKMEFDEKELRREISYAIKNIHGIRTGLFTPDLAFEATVKKQVQKLKEPSIKCVDMVVSELTATIRKCSEKLQQYPRLREEMERIVTTHIREREGRTKEQVMLLIDIELAYMNTNHEDFIGFANAQQRSNQMNKKKASGNQDEILVIRKGWLTINNIGIMKGGSKEYWFVLTAENLSWYKDDEEKEKKYMLSVDNLKLRDVEKGFMSSKHIFALFNTEQRNVYKDYRQLELACETQEEVDSWKASFLRAGVYPERVGDKEKASDTEENGSDSFMHSMDPQLERQVETIRNLVDSYMAIVNKTVRDLMPKTIMHLMINNTKEFIFSELLANLYSCGDQNTLMEESAEQAQRRDEMLRMYHALKEALSIIGDINTTTVSTPMPPPVDDSWLQVQSVPAGRRSPTSSPTPQRRAPAVPPARPGSRGPAPGPPPAGSALGGAPPVPSRPGASPDPFGPPPQVPSRPNRAPPGVPSQPIGSGKSIPS, encoded by the exons ATGGGCAACCGCGGCATGGAAGATCTCATCCCGCTGGTCAACCGGCTGCAGGACGCCTTCTCCGCCATTGGCCAGAACGCGGACCTCGACCTGCCGCAGATCGCCGTGGTGGGAGGCCAGAGCGCCGGCAAGAGCTCTGTGTTGGAGAATTTCGTTGGCAG GGACTTCCTGCCCCGAGGATCTGGCATTGTCACCAGACGGCCCCTGGTCCTGCAGCTTGTCAATGCTACCACAG AATATGCTGAGTTCCTGCATTGCAAGGGGAAGAAGTTCACCGACTTCGAGGAGGTGCGCCTGGAGATCGAGGCTGAGACCGACCGGGTCACCGGCACCAACAAGGGCATCTCACCCGTGCCCATCAACCTCCGTGTCTATTCACCGCATG TGCTGAACCTGACCCTGGTGGACCTGCCCGGAATGACCAAGGTCCCAGTGGGGGACCAACCTGCCGACATCGAGTTCCAGATCCGGGACATGCTTATGCAGTTTGTCACCAAGGAGAACTGCCTCATCTTGGCCGTGTCCCCGGCCAACTCCGACCTGGCGAACTCCGATGCCCTGAAGATCGCCAAGGAGGTGGACCCCCAGG GTCAGCGCACCATCGGGGTCATCACCAAGTTGGATCTGATGGACGAGGGCACAGATGCCCGCGACGTGCTGGAGAACAAGCTGCTCCCCCTGCGCAGAG GCTACATTGGGGTGGTGAACCGGAGCCAAAAGGACATCGATGGCAAGAAGGACATCACGGCTGCCTTGGCCGCCGAACGCAAGTTTTTCCTCTCCCACCCATCCTACCGCCACTTGGCTGACCGCATGGGCACACCCTACCTGCAGAAGGTCCTCAACCAG CAACTGACGAACCACATTCGGGACACCCTGCCGGGGCTGCGGAACAAACTTCAGAGCCAGCTGCTATCCATCGAGAAGGAGGTGGACGAGTACAAGAACTTCCGCCCTGATGACCCAGCGCGCAAGACCAAGGCCCTGCTGCA GATGGTCCAGCAGTTCGCCGTGGACTTTGAGAAGCGCATTGAGGGCTCAGGGGACCAGATCGACACCTATGAACTTTCGGGGGGAGCACGCATCAACCGGATCTTTCATGAGCGCTTCCCCTTTGAGCTAGTCAAG ATGGAGTTTGACGAGAAGGAACTCCGCAGGGAGATCAGCTACGCTATCAAGAATATCCATGGCATTAG GACGGGCCTCTTCACACCTGACCTCGCTTTTGAAGCCACAGTGAAAAAGCAGGTGCAGAAGCTCAAAGAGCCCAGTATCAAGTGTGTGGATATGGTAGTCAGTGAGCTCACGGCCACCATCAGAAAGTGTAGCGAAAAG CTCCAGCAATACCCGCGGCTGCGCGAGGAGATGGAGCGCATTGTGACCACTCACATCCGGGAGCGCGAGGGTCGCACAAAGGAGCAG GTCATGCTTCTCATCGATATTGAGCTGGCTTACATGAATACCAACCATGAGGACTTCATAGGCTTTGCCAA TGCTCAGCAGAGGAGCAACCAGATGAACAAGAAGAAGGCTTCAGGGAACCAG GATGAGATTCTG gtCATCCGGAAAGGCTGGCTGACAATCAACAATATTGGCATCATGAAGGGGGGCTCCAAGGAGTACTGGTTTGTGCTGACCGCCGAGAATCTGTCCTGGTACAAAGATGACGAG gagaaagagaagaaatatatgCTGTCCGTGGACAATCTGAAGCTGCGGGACGTGGAGAAGGGCTTCATGTCGAGCAAGCATATCTTTGCCCTGTTTAACACGGAGCAGAG GAATGTCTACAAGGACTATCGGCAGCTGGAACTGGCCTGCGAGACACAGGAGGAGGTGGATAGCTGGAAGGCCTCCTTCCTGAGGGCTGGCGTGTACCCCGAGCGCGTTGGA GACAAGGAGAAA GCCAGTGACACTGAAGAGAATGGCTCAGACAGCTTCATGCACTCCATGGACCCACAGCTGGAACGGCAGGTGGAGACCATCCGAAACCTGGTGGACTCATACATGGCCATCGTCAACAAGACCGTGCGGGACCTCATGCCTAAGACCATCATGCACCTCATGATTAACAAC ACCAAGGAATTCATCTTCTCGGAGTTGCTGGCCAACCTGTACTCGTGCGGGGACCAGAACACACTGATGGAGGAGTCGGCCGAGCAGGCGCAGCGGCGTGACGAGATGCTACGCATGTACCACGCACTGAAGGAGGCGCTCAGCATCATCGGAGACATCAACACGACAACTGTCAGCACGCCTATGCCTCCGCCTGTGGACGACTCCTGGCTGCAGGTGCAGAGCGTACCGGCTGGACGCAG GTCACCCACGTCCAGCCCCACGCCGCAGCGCCGAGCCCCCGCCGTGCCCCCAGCCCGGCCCGGGTCGCGGGGCCCTGCACCTGGGCCTCCGCCTGCTGGGTCCGCCCTGGGGGGGGCGCCCCCCGTGCCCTCCAGGCCGGGGGCTTCCCCTGACCCCTTCGGTCCTCCCCCCCAGGTGCCCTCGCGCCCCAACCGCGCCCCGCCCGGGGTCCCCAG